The Parashewanella tropica genome window below encodes:
- a CDS encoding DUF1838 family protein: MKDLRARSLLFYILMLFLPFTTQANVISKSQNIKTPKDWNTFLRLRFDLSGKPVITWWKGVAYAKLTNQKLVPLMGIEGFNIGKLVPRSNGNYQWQSREVQYYTDLKTHEILSKWDNPFTNETDKVLDVANDPVNFANVIQDSPLHFTATSNGYSFLNQVTILDYPNPLPVDDFPEESTGPNYLASENFTFSIKNSDIQLNTPSIPMRFSWMRTSPWLPWMKMGNVSGNLIFVASGTKLDNVTNLPKSLLSYTKLHHKKFLAPPKRFKTPNETSWTFYKKWKKNHPSY; the protein is encoded by the coding sequence ATGAAAGACCTTAGAGCTCGTTCATTACTCTTCTATATATTAATGCTTTTCTTGCCCTTCACAACACAAGCCAACGTAATTTCAAAAAGTCAAAATATAAAAACCCCAAAAGACTGGAATACATTTCTTCGGCTACGATTCGATCTTTCAGGAAAGCCTGTTATCACTTGGTGGAAAGGTGTCGCTTATGCGAAACTCACTAACCAAAAACTTGTTCCATTAATGGGGATTGAAGGTTTTAATATTGGTAAACTGGTTCCACGATCTAATGGAAATTACCAATGGCAGTCTAGAGAAGTTCAATATTATACCGATTTAAAAACACATGAAATTTTATCAAAATGGGACAACCCGTTTACTAATGAGACGGATAAAGTCCTAGATGTTGCAAACGACCCCGTTAATTTTGCTAATGTAATTCAGGATTCACCACTACACTTCACGGCAACCTCAAATGGCTACAGCTTTCTTAATCAAGTCACCATTTTAGATTACCCTAACCCGCTTCCTGTTGATGACTTCCCCGAAGAATCTACTGGCCCAAATTACTTGGCTTCAGAAAATTTCACCTTTTCGATAAAGAATTCAGACATTCAACTGAATACACCAAGTATTCCAATGAGATTTAGTTGGATGAGAACCAGCCCTTGGCTTCCATGGATGAAAATGGGTAATGTTTCAGGAAATTTAATTTTTGTAGCCAGTGGCACTAAACTTGATAATGTAACAAACCTTCCTAAATCACTTCTTTCTTATACAAAACTACACCACAAGAAATTTTTAGCTCCACCCAAGCGCTTCAAAACTCCTAATGAGACCAGTTGGACCTTTTATAAAAAGTGGAAAAAGAATCATCCAAGCTATTAA
- a CDS encoding EAL domain-containing protein, translating into MFTSKFFQTLLLSLTCLGLFLLYQFQLAKFQQASRSQLITYQNQISQIKDWPQSGYEIYQTVKAISPLRFFQYVAKVETDNNYTTGQLLNDDTIIINRLFPDNTGTYTKIPNGRIQIKLDLSATKSVVVSDFINISLIILSTYIFIALWAQLCFSRFNSYLSQITQLVGQIPSRKSTINSNTRFPKQFKAIEQAITQAKESYVERIKRITLENQQLNKEARQDQLTGLLTRLVFFKKLEESASSKQQINGSIIVLRASELSYINQFQGRNAGDAYLVKISKLLLAITKTTPNCSHFRISSAEFAIVLPEVNFKSAEILLPKIKSLLDEYQQVIRTQSIAHIGLIPYKNEIPPTTLLGMIEGSVSVAETLGANSFFAMAKPKSDESLGDSNWRDTLNFILKNGSATFYHQPIQSCNTQKAFYQELLTRFENEDRRVLTTATVVSMAERHDIIIELDKMLISKAIRLLISRPQLRNAIGINISSVSALNKSFQAWLLNQLKQHSNVASKLVLEVDEMGMHANVAAAANFVKQVHKSSARVCFEHFGTGFTAFKFLKEVRPDFIKLDNSFTKDIHFNEDNRFIVRMLVDIAKRLNIPVIATSIESQAEKIEFEQLLVDGLQGFFISTPKILKAA; encoded by the coding sequence ATGTTTACTTCAAAATTTTTTCAAACTCTGTTGTTAAGCCTAACCTGCTTAGGGTTATTTCTTCTTTATCAATTCCAGTTGGCAAAATTTCAGCAAGCTAGTCGAAGTCAATTAATTACTTATCAAAATCAAATTTCACAAATCAAAGATTGGCCACAAAGTGGTTACGAGATTTATCAAACTGTAAAGGCTATATCTCCCCTACGATTCTTTCAGTATGTTGCCAAGGTTGAAACAGATAATAACTACACTACTGGCCAATTACTCAATGATGACACCATTATCATAAATCGCCTTTTCCCCGACAATACGGGAACTTACACTAAAATTCCCAATGGTCGGATACAAATTAAATTAGATTTATCAGCGACAAAATCTGTCGTTGTATCCGACTTTATTAACATTAGTTTGATCATACTCTCTACCTATATATTTATTGCACTTTGGGCTCAACTTTGTTTTAGCCGTTTTAATAGTTATTTAAGTCAAATTACTCAGTTAGTCGGACAAATCCCCAGCCGTAAATCGACTATTAACTCTAATACCAGATTTCCAAAACAGTTTAAGGCTATCGAACAAGCCATAACTCAGGCTAAGGAGAGTTATGTCGAACGAATTAAACGAATTACTCTAGAAAATCAACAGCTCAACAAAGAGGCAAGACAAGATCAGCTAACAGGGTTATTAACTCGCTTAGTCTTTTTTAAAAAGCTTGAAGAATCGGCCAGTAGCAAACAACAAATAAACGGCTCAATTATTGTCTTAAGAGCAAGTGAATTGTCATACATTAACCAATTCCAAGGACGCAATGCAGGTGATGCTTATTTGGTTAAAATTTCCAAACTACTTCTGGCAATAACTAAAACCACGCCAAACTGCAGCCATTTTCGAATATCTAGTGCTGAATTCGCAATTGTATTGCCTGAAGTTAACTTTAAGAGTGCAGAGATTCTATTACCTAAGATAAAATCACTTCTAGATGAATATCAACAAGTTATAAGAACTCAATCCATTGCCCATATTGGCCTGATCCCATATAAAAATGAAATTCCACCAACAACATTATTAGGAATGATAGAGGGATCAGTTAGCGTTGCAGAAACGCTTGGAGCTAACAGTTTTTTTGCAATGGCTAAACCCAAAAGTGATGAATCATTAGGTGACAGTAATTGGAGAGATACGCTTAATTTTATCCTAAAAAACGGTTCGGCAACTTTTTACCACCAGCCGATTCAATCTTGTAATACCCAAAAGGCGTTTTATCAAGAACTTCTCACTCGTTTTGAAAATGAGGATAGAAGAGTTTTAACTACTGCCACAGTTGTCTCTATGGCTGAGCGTCATGATATCATTATCGAGCTAGACAAAATGCTAATATCTAAAGCCATTAGATTATTAATATCCAGACCACAGTTGAGAAATGCCATTGGAATTAACATCAGTTCAGTTTCAGCACTTAATAAAAGCTTTCAAGCTTGGTTATTGAACCAGTTAAAACAGCACTCCAACGTAGCATCTAAACTCGTTTTGGAAGTTGATGAAATGGGTATGCATGCAAATGTGGCAGCAGCAGCCAACTTTGTTAAGCAAGTTCATAAATCCAGTGCTCGTGTTTGTTTTGAGCATTTTGGTACCGGATTTACCGCCTTTAAATTTTTGAAAGAAGTAAGACCAGATTTCATCAAACTAGACAACAGCTTCACAAAAGATATTCACTTTAATGAAGATAACCGCTTTATCGTCAGGATGTTGGTAGATATCGCAAAGCGACTTAATATTCCTGTTATCGCTACAAGCATTGAAAGCCAAGCAGAAAAAATTGAGTTTGAGCAGTTGTTGGTTGATGGCTTACAAGGGTTCTTTATATCCACACCAAAGATTTTAAAAGCAGCTTAA
- the asnS gene encoding asparagine--tRNA ligase, whose protein sequence is MSIATVVSVFNGEHSVGSQVTVRGWVRTRRDSKAGISFLAVYDGSCFNPIQGVVPNNLNNYQDEILKLTAGCSVEMTGEVVESQGKGQTFELQVTEVKVVGWVDDPDTYPMAAKRHSIEHLRELAHLRPRTNIIGAVMRVRNCLSQAIHRFYHERGFLWASTPLITASDCEGAGEMFRVSTLDMQNLPMTDKGEVDYDKDFFGKEAFLTVSGQLNAETYACALSKVYTFGPTFRAENSNTSRHLAEFWMVEPEVAFADLDDVAGLAEDMLKYAFNAALTECREDLEFFAQRVEKTAIERLEAFVSSDFAQVDYTDAIEILKNCGKKFEFDVEWGIDMSSEHERYLAEEHFKAPVVVKNYPKDIKAFYMRLNDDGKTVAAMDVLAPGIGEIIGGSQREERLEVLDMRLEEMGLEKEDFWWYRDLRRYGTVPHSGFGLGFERLVSYVTGVSNIRDVIPFPRAPRSANF, encoded by the coding sequence GGTTCACAAGTCACCGTTCGTGGCTGGGTTAGAACTCGTCGAGATTCCAAAGCTGGCATCTCTTTCTTAGCCGTTTACGATGGCTCTTGCTTCAATCCTATTCAAGGCGTCGTACCCAACAATTTAAATAATTACCAAGATGAGATTTTAAAGCTAACTGCTGGCTGCTCTGTTGAAATGACTGGTGAAGTTGTTGAGTCTCAAGGTAAAGGTCAAACTTTTGAGCTTCAAGTGACTGAAGTTAAAGTTGTTGGCTGGGTAGATGATCCTGACACTTATCCAATGGCGGCGAAACGTCATTCAATCGAACACTTACGTGAATTAGCCCACTTACGCCCTCGCACTAACATCATCGGTGCTGTAATGCGTGTTCGTAACTGTCTATCTCAAGCGATTCACCGTTTCTATCATGAGCGTGGTTTCCTATGGGCATCTACCCCACTCATCACAGCTTCTGACTGTGAAGGCGCTGGTGAGATGTTCCGTGTATCAACTTTAGATATGCAAAACCTGCCAATGACTGATAAAGGCGAAGTGGATTACGACAAAGACTTTTTCGGAAAAGAAGCATTCTTAACGGTATCTGGTCAGTTAAACGCTGAGACTTATGCTTGTGCTTTATCGAAGGTTTATACTTTCGGCCCTACTTTCCGTGCAGAGAACTCAAATACTTCTCGTCACTTAGCAGAATTTTGGATGGTAGAGCCAGAAGTTGCTTTTGCTGATCTAGATGATGTAGCAGGTCTTGCTGAAGATATGTTGAAATATGCGTTCAATGCAGCACTTACTGAGTGTCGAGAAGACCTAGAATTCTTCGCTCAACGTGTTGAGAAAACCGCAATTGAGCGTTTAGAAGCTTTTGTTAGTTCTGACTTTGCTCAAGTTGATTACACTGATGCTATCGAAATTCTTAAGAACTGTGGTAAGAAATTTGAATTCGATGTCGAATGGGGCATTGATATGAGCTCTGAGCATGAGCGTTATCTTGCTGAAGAACACTTCAAAGCTCCTGTAGTTGTTAAGAACTACCCGAAAGACATCAAAGCTTTCTATATGCGCTTGAATGACGATGGTAAAACTGTTGCAGCTATGGACGTTTTAGCTCCAGGCATTGGTGAGATCATCGGTGGTTCACAACGTGAAGAGCGTTTAGAAGTATTAGATATGCGACTAGAAGAAATGGGCTTAGAGAAAGAAGATTTCTGGTGGTACCGTGATTTACGTCGTTACGGCACAGTACCTCACTCTGGTTTCGGCTTAGGCTTTGAGCGTTTGGTTTCTTATGTAACAGGTGTTTCTAACATCCGTGACGTAATTCCATTCCCTCGCGCTCCAAGAAGTGCAAACTTCTAA